The window TGACTGGACGTGGGGCGAGCGCTGGTTCCTGCAGCAGCTCGTTGACGGCGACCCTGCGTCCAACAACGGCGGCTGGCAGCGGACGGCGGGGACAGGCACGGACGCCGCGCCCTACTTCTGCGTCTTCAACCCTGCAAGACAGGGCGCGAAGTTCGACCCGCGGGGTGAGTACATACGCCTATGGGCGCCGGAGCTGGCGCAGATGACTGAAACGTACATCCACGAGCCGTGGCGGATGCCTCTGAAGACACAGCGCCGGGCGGGCTGCGTCATTGGGCGCAACTACCCCGCACCCATCGTGAACCACGCGATGGCGCGGAAACGCGCGCTGGCGGCATACGGGGAGGCACGGGCCGCCGCGATGGGACGACCCGCGAAAACCTAGGCCAGATGAATGTTGGGCTCCTGACGGGTCCGCTCGATGAACCGCAGGTATATCTGGGTCTTCATCTGGTTCCTGGTCTCGTAGGGCGTCACGAACTTGCCCTTGAGCCAGACCCGCTGCGATTCCACGTGGAGAATGATGCGCGGCCCATCCTCCGCCTCCCGCACGAAGTTCGGATAGTCAGGCCCAAAGGTCAGCTTGGCCTGTGCAAGGTGGCCCTGATCCTCTTCAGTGATGATGTCGCCCAGGAGTTGGACGGCCTGGCGCAGGTCGCTCTGCGTGGTGATGGGGATACGCACTTCGTCGAATATCAGGTTGCACTTGATGGGTTTGTCCTTCACCGAGTACGTCTTGGAGTAGTTGAGGACGGGCTGGTCCAGCACAATGAGGTTGGGGATGTGGAGCGTGCGCCCGGTGAGCTCGCCTCCAAGCTTCTCGTCCTCCCCAACCTCATCCAACGTGAAATGGAACACGCCTATCTTCTTCACGTCCCCCTTGACATTCCCGATGCGGATGCGGTCGCCTGGGGAAAATAGCTTGGAGAGGTTGATGACGAAGTAGCTGAAGTAGCTCGCCACGTACTTCTGAAGGGCCAGAGCGAGACCGACGGCGATAACCGACAGGTACACCGAGGCCTGAGTGAAGATGATGACTGACGCGAAGGCCGCAATGATAAGGACCAGCACCAGAATAGCGAGGGCCACGGTTACCCACCTTTTCGTTCAGCGTTCAAAACCGGTTTTGATTATACCACCCGCACGTCCACAGTGTTCGAGGTTGCGGCGCGGTCCCATCCACGGCGACGCTATGCCAGACCCAGCTCGCTGCGGAGCGCGCCCTCCAGGTCCGCATGCAGGAACCGGAACCCGCTCTGCTCCAGCCTGGCCGGCAGGACGCGCTGGCCGCTGAGCAGCAGCGCCTCGCCCATCTCGCCCGCGGCCAGCCGCACCGCGAAGGCGGGTAAAGACATAACGACGGGTCGTCGCAGCACCCGACCCAGAG is drawn from Dehalococcoidia bacterium and contains these coding sequences:
- a CDS encoding mechanosensitive ion channel; its protein translation is MALAILVLVLIIAAFASVIIFTQASVYLSVIAVGLALALQKYVASYFSYFVINLSKLFSPGDRIRIGNVKGDVKKIGVFHFTLDEVGEDEKLGGELTGRTLHIPNLIVLDQPVLNYSKTYSVKDKPIKCNLIFDEVRIPITTQSDLRQAVQLLGDIITEEDQGHLAQAKLTFGPDYPNFVREAEDGPRIILHVESQRVWLKGKFVTPYETRNQMKTQIYLRFIERTRQEPNIHLA